The following coding sequences lie in one Tichowtungia aerotolerans genomic window:
- the panC gene encoding pantoate--beta-alanine ligase encodes MKIIQSPAEMQSVAQAQRREGKTIGFVPTMGFLHEGHLSLMHSARARCDVLVASIFVNPTQFGPNEDLDAYPRDFERDEKLCREAGVDFLFYPTPENMYLDGHSIWVDEESLSGVLCGTSRPGHFRGVCTVVAKLLHIALPDFMVLGEKDAQQLRVLRRMVRDLNFPVEIVSGPTIREPDGLAKSSRNKYLRPEERAEAVCLFQGLEKAKELYSAGEREANVLKNSICEIIRKTSGSIDYVEIVDDETLKPVQTLNKPVLVALAVRFPGARLIDNAVLGK; translated from the coding sequence ATGAAAATTATTCAATCGCCTGCCGAAATGCAATCGGTCGCGCAGGCTCAGCGGCGGGAGGGAAAAACCATCGGGTTTGTGCCGACGATGGGCTTCCTTCACGAAGGTCACCTGTCATTGATGCATTCAGCCCGGGCGCGCTGCGATGTGCTTGTTGCCAGTATCTTTGTCAACCCGACTCAGTTTGGACCGAACGAGGATCTTGATGCTTATCCGCGCGATTTTGAGCGCGACGAAAAACTTTGCCGGGAAGCGGGCGTCGACTTCCTGTTTTATCCGACTCCGGAAAATATGTATCTGGACGGCCACAGCATCTGGGTGGATGAAGAATCGCTTTCCGGCGTGCTCTGCGGAACGTCGCGCCCCGGTCATTTCCGGGGTGTATGTACGGTCGTTGCAAAGCTGCTCCACATCGCGCTGCCGGATTTTATGGTCCTCGGCGAGAAGGATGCCCAGCAGCTGCGTGTTCTGCGCCGAATGGTGCGCGATCTGAATTTTCCGGTGGAGATTGTGTCCGGCCCGACCATTCGTGAGCCCGACGGCCTCGCAAAAAGCTCTCGCAACAAATATCTTCGTCCCGAGGAACGGGCCGAAGCCGTTTGCCTTTTCCAAGGTTTGGAAAAAGCCAAAGAGCTGTATTCAGCAGGAGAGCGCGAGGCGAATGTGCTGAAAAATTCGATCTGTGAAATCATCCGAAAAACCTCTGGATCAATTGATTATGTCGAAATCGTTGACGACGAAACTCTCAAGCCTGTCCAGACCCTGAATAAGCCGGTTCTGGTTGCACTGGCGGTTCGTTTCCCCGGTGCCCGGTTGATCGATAACGCGGTGCTGGGAAAATAA
- the rsfS gene encoding ribosome silencing factor: protein MEQVPEFLTKSVQFLDGKKAENIVVLDLREVANIADYFVIATAANAPHLKALGDGFQRLCKNEHYREARHAGDGNSGWVIADYDGVMVHVFSFEMRSLYDLEKLWKDAKRVEL, encoded by the coding sequence ATGGAGCAAGTGCCTGAATTTTTGACGAAATCCGTTCAGTTTCTGGACGGTAAAAAAGCAGAAAATATCGTAGTGTTGGATCTGCGCGAAGTGGCTAATATTGCCGATTATTTTGTGATTGCCACGGCGGCTAATGCCCCGCACCTGAAGGCATTGGGTGACGGTTTCCAGCGGCTGTGCAAAAACGAGCATTACCGGGAAGCCCGTCATGCCGGTGACGGCAACAGCGGATGGGTGATTGCCGACTACGACGGCGTGATGGTTCACGTGTTCAGCTTTGAAATGCGCAGCCTCTACGACCTCGAAAAACTCTGGAAAGATGCAAAGAGAGTGGAGTTGTGA
- a CDS encoding IS256 family transposase — protein MDRDQKTTEDTTKKIIEIDDSAVRGHLQELVRGSVEETLNGLLDAEADTLCGAKRYERSPDRVDSRAGHYERGLETQAGSVKLKVPKLRSIPFETQIIERYRRRESSVEEALMEMYLAGVSVRRVEDITQALWGTRVSPGTVSNLNQKVYERIEKWRTRPIDGEYPYVYLDGICLKRSWGGEVKNVSVLVAIGVNAEGYREILGAAEGEKEDKAGWQAFLRDLKERGLKGVRLIVSDKCLGLVESVAEVYPSADWQRCVVHWYRNIFQNVPRQKVKAVAAMLKAIHAQEDREAALEKAQAVVEKLKGMKLNKAADHVQRTVDETLSYMSYPEEHWRRIRTNNPLERIMREIRRRTRVVGSFPDGQSALMLVAARLRHIAGTKWGTRRYLNMTRLYELEQLKKNAA, from the coding sequence ATGGATAGAGACCAAAAGACGACGGAAGATACCACGAAAAAGATCATCGAAATTGACGACTCGGCTGTGCGGGGACATCTGCAGGAGCTGGTGAGAGGCTCCGTTGAGGAGACGCTCAACGGCCTGCTGGATGCCGAAGCGGATACCCTGTGCGGAGCAAAACGCTATGAGCGAAGCCCGGATCGGGTGGATTCTCGTGCGGGCCATTACGAGCGTGGACTGGAGACACAAGCCGGCAGTGTGAAGCTCAAAGTACCCAAGCTTCGCAGCATTCCCTTTGAGACACAGATCATTGAACGCTATCGTCGTCGTGAAAGCTCCGTCGAAGAAGCGTTGATGGAGATGTATCTGGCCGGGGTGTCGGTTCGCCGTGTTGAAGATATTACGCAGGCACTGTGGGGCACGCGAGTCAGCCCGGGAACGGTCAGTAACCTGAACCAAAAAGTTTATGAACGCATCGAGAAGTGGCGGACACGCCCGATTGATGGCGAGTATCCGTACGTCTATCTCGACGGGATCTGCCTGAAGCGCAGCTGGGGCGGCGAAGTGAAGAACGTATCGGTTCTGGTCGCTATTGGAGTCAATGCGGAAGGCTATCGAGAGATTCTTGGTGCCGCCGAAGGCGAGAAGGAAGACAAGGCCGGATGGCAAGCATTCTTGCGCGATCTGAAGGAGCGGGGGCTCAAAGGGGTTCGCTTGATCGTCAGCGATAAATGCCTTGGGTTGGTGGAATCGGTCGCCGAGGTTTATCCATCCGCCGACTGGCAACGTTGCGTGGTTCACTGGTACCGCAACATCTTCCAGAATGTACCGCGCCAGAAAGTCAAAGCAGTCGCTGCCATGCTCAAAGCAATTCATGCCCAGGAAGACCGCGAAGCGGCCTTGGAAAAGGCTCAGGCAGTCGTAGAAAAGCTAAAAGGCATGAAGCTGAACAAAGCGGCCGATCACGTGCAACGAACCGTAGACGAAACACTGAGCTATATGAGCTATCCCGAGGAGCATTGGCGGCGCATCCGCACCAACAATCCGTTGGAGCGGATTATGCGCGAGATCCGGCGACGTACCCGCGTAGTCGGCAGCTTTCCTGACGGACAGTCCGCGCTGATGCTGGTCGCAGCTCGTCTACGCCACATCGCAGGCACCAAATGGGGGACGCGCCGCTACCTGAACATGACCCGACTCTACGAACTGGAACAACTCAAGAAGAATGCCGCATAG
- the trxA gene encoding thioredoxin — MSDKVKELNTDNFNDTISSGTVLVDFWAPWCGPCKMQTPILDKVAEAVGDKAVVAKVNVDENSSLAAEFGVRSIPTLLVFKDGKKVQDFVGVQQENTLVDALT; from the coding sequence ATGTCCGACAAAGTAAAAGAACTCAACACTGACAATTTTAATGACACGATCTCGTCCGGAACAGTTCTGGTGGATTTTTGGGCTCCGTGGTGCGGTCCGTGCAAGATGCAGACGCCTATCCTCGACAAAGTTGCTGAAGCCGTAGGAGACAAAGCTGTCGTTGCCAAGGTAAACGTCGATGAAAACTCTTCTCTCGCGGCAGAGTTCGGCGTCCGCTCCATCCCGACCCTGCTCGTTTTTAAAGACGGCAAAAAGGTTCAGGATTTCGTTGGAGTACAGCAGGAAAACACACTGGTTGATGCCCTGACCTGA
- the gcvH gene encoding glycine cleavage system protein GcvH gives MMASPQDLYYAKTHEWLRIDDNIATVGITDFAQNQLSDLTFVELPEISRDVEAGDEVAVLESVKAASDIYAPIAGEIVEVNEALEDAPELINNSPYDEGWLFKIRFIKEEDVDELLSAEEYDELCED, from the coding sequence ATTATGGCATCCCCTCAGGATCTCTATTACGCCAAAACACATGAGTGGCTTCGCATCGACGATAACATCGCAACGGTTGGTATCACTGACTTCGCACAGAATCAGCTTTCTGATCTGACATTCGTCGAACTTCCCGAAATCAGTCGTGATGTTGAGGCCGGTGACGAAGTCGCCGTACTCGAGTCCGTTAAAGCCGCTTCTGATATTTATGCGCCGATTGCCGGAGAAATTGTGGAAGTCAATGAAGCTCTGGAGGATGCTCCGGAACTGATCAACAACAGCCCCTACGATGAAGGCTGGCTTTTTAAAATCAGATTCATCAAGGAAGAGGATGTCGATGAGCTCCTCAGCGCTGAAGAATACGACGAACTTTGCGAAGACTGA
- the lipB gene encoding lipoyl(octanoyl) transferase LipB encodes MKSWAVQFNEPVSYQQGLDLQHRLLKARQNDEIPDTVLILQHTPTVTLGNRGRDNYLLLSREEYAERGIELFHVERGGDVTYHGPGQWVLYPIIYLGGSEADSHGYLWNLEEVALRTLADFGIEGFRREGKNGAWTEPGKVAAIGFRLKRWVSFHGMSFNVCLDLSGFQTIVPCGLVGQPVASMQTVLGDACPPMDAVRDRLLANFSEICKRDLEVFETLEKSPVSKFAE; translated from the coding sequence ATGAAATCCTGGGCGGTACAGTTTAACGAACCGGTTTCCTATCAGCAGGGCCTCGATCTGCAGCATCGTCTGCTTAAGGCTCGGCAGAATGACGAGATTCCCGACACCGTTCTGATTCTGCAGCACACGCCCACCGTTACGCTCGGCAACCGCGGGCGCGACAACTATCTGCTGCTTTCCCGCGAAGAATACGCTGAGCGCGGTATCGAACTCTTTCACGTTGAGCGCGGCGGCGATGTGACGTATCACGGACCCGGTCAGTGGGTGCTGTATCCGATCATCTACCTCGGCGGCTCCGAGGCCGACTCGCACGGATACCTGTGGAACCTCGAAGAAGTCGCTTTGCGCACGCTGGCCGATTTCGGCATCGAGGGATTCCGTCGCGAAGGCAAAAACGGGGCGTGGACAGAGCCGGGCAAAGTGGCCGCCATCGGCTTCCGCCTTAAACGCTGGGTTTCCTTCCACGGTATGAGCTTTAACGTTTGTCTCGATCTGTCTGGATTTCAGACCATCGTTCCCTGTGGACTCGTCGGCCAGCCGGTCGCCTCCATGCAGACCGTGCTCGGCGATGCCTGCCCTCCGATGGATGCCGTGCGCGACCGGCTTCTTGCCAACTTTTCCGAGATTTGTAAGCGCGATCTCGAAGTTTTCGAGACATTGGAAAAATCACCCGTTTCAAAATTTGCTGAATAA
- the nadD gene encoding nicotinate-nucleotide adenylyltransferase, producing MEEKRTERIGIFGGSFDPVHIGHLIVAQDAVEQLELDQLIFVPAAVSPLKQDRAPVDGRHRLEMLRLATADHLRFDVSDIELVRGGVSYTIDTIRQLKFEHPGAELFFIIGMDSMVDLHRWHCSKELLESCTVVPLARGGECPGKVAAESGLPSGWKEKLFSRLIRIHEIEVSASEIRMRIAEGLSIQTLVPPEVEMYIAEHNLYT from the coding sequence ATGGAAGAAAAAAGAACAGAGCGTATTGGAATATTCGGCGGATCATTTGATCCGGTGCATATCGGGCATTTGATCGTTGCGCAGGATGCGGTGGAGCAGCTGGAGCTGGATCAGTTGATTTTTGTGCCGGCAGCGGTTTCGCCGTTGAAGCAGGATCGCGCTCCGGTTGACGGGCGTCATCGTTTGGAAATGCTTCGGCTGGCAACGGCGGATCATCTTCGGTTTGATGTGTCAGACATCGAACTGGTACGCGGAGGAGTGTCGTACACCATCGATACGATCCGGCAGCTGAAATTTGAGCATCCCGGAGCGGAACTTTTTTTCATTATCGGTATGGATTCTATGGTGGATCTGCATCGCTGGCATTGTTCGAAAGAATTGCTCGAAAGCTGTACCGTGGTGCCGTTGGCGCGCGGCGGGGAGTGTCCGGGAAAGGTCGCGGCCGAAAGCGGGCTTCCCAGTGGTTGGAAAGAAAAGCTGTTCAGTCGACTGATTCGGATTCATGAAATTGAGGTGTCTGCGTCAGAAATCCGGATGCGCATTGCCGAAGGGCTGAGCATTCAAACTCTTGTGCCGCCCGAGGTTGAAATGTATATTGCCGAACATAATCTTTACACCTAA
- a CDS encoding ISL3 family transposase translates to MTAQKILKILGEWEGFRVGTVGPAPGDPSEVWIELTAENGSGRCSGCGSLSHTVHDSTIRWIRELPVFGKTTWLMITRRRMLCPACGPKLEALTWLDPYSRFTRRFEESVARLCKVATHKHVAAEYGINRKTVKNIEKRYLQRELGPINLAGVELLAMDEFAIQKGHRYATVIVDPTCKRVLWIGRGRTRAAIHPFFKLLGEDGCKQIKAVAMDMNSSYEQEVWEHCPDADIVYDLFHVVAKYGREVIDRVRVDEANRLRDDKRARRVVKGSRWLLLRNRDNITKPSDQVRLDELLEANRNLATVYVMKADLKELWSFRDTRQAQSFWDQWYERAVQSSIEPLIKFANRLAGYIKGIISHARWPLHTSLLEGINNKIKVLKRMAYGYRDDEFFFLKIRQAFPGNGA, encoded by the coding sequence ATGACCGCTCAAAAGATACTCAAAATTCTCGGTGAATGGGAAGGGTTCCGTGTCGGCACAGTGGGGCCGGCCCCAGGGGATCCGTCCGAAGTGTGGATCGAGTTGACAGCAGAAAATGGCTCTGGCCGTTGCAGTGGTTGCGGGTCGCTATCTCACACGGTCCATGACTCAACCATCCGGTGGATACGTGAACTTCCGGTCTTCGGGAAGACAACATGGCTGATGATTACACGACGGCGAATGCTTTGCCCCGCATGTGGCCCCAAGCTGGAAGCGCTCACTTGGCTGGACCCTTATTCGCGCTTTACCCGGCGCTTTGAAGAGTCCGTGGCTCGGTTATGCAAAGTCGCAACACACAAGCATGTTGCCGCTGAGTATGGGATTAACCGCAAGACGGTTAAAAATATTGAAAAGCGCTATCTGCAGCGTGAACTGGGGCCGATCAATCTCGCGGGAGTCGAGCTGTTGGCCATGGATGAGTTTGCGATCCAGAAAGGACATCGCTATGCCACGGTCATCGTCGATCCGACCTGCAAGAGGGTGCTCTGGATCGGTCGGGGCCGTACTCGTGCAGCAATCCATCCATTCTTCAAGTTGCTTGGCGAAGACGGCTGCAAACAGATCAAGGCCGTCGCCATGGACATGAACAGCTCGTATGAGCAGGAAGTTTGGGAGCACTGCCCGGACGCAGATATCGTCTATGACCTGTTCCATGTTGTCGCGAAGTATGGACGCGAGGTTATCGACCGGGTACGGGTGGATGAAGCCAACCGCCTACGCGATGACAAGCGCGCGCGCAGGGTCGTAAAAGGATCGCGCTGGTTACTGTTGCGCAATCGAGACAACATTACCAAGCCAAGTGATCAGGTACGTCTGGATGAATTACTGGAAGCCAATCGGAATCTGGCCACCGTATACGTGATGAAGGCCGATCTGAAAGAGCTTTGGAGCTTTCGCGATACCCGGCAGGCGCAATCGTTCTGGGATCAGTGGTACGAACGGGCGGTTCAAAGCTCCATCGAGCCTCTCATAAAGTTCGCGAATCGTCTTGCCGGATACATCAAGGGAATCATCTCCCATGCCCGCTGGCCGTTGCACACCAGCCTGCTCGAAGGTATCAACAACAAGATCAAAGTGCTCAAGCGAATGGCCTATGGCTACCGTGATGATGAGTTCTTCTTCTTAAAAATCAGGCAAGCCTTCCCCGGAAATGGGGCATGA
- a CDS encoding sodium-translocating pyrophosphatase, whose amino-acid sequence MESSVIPGIWWVAPFASILALGFAIYFYRKMMGASEGNATMVEIAGHVREGAMAYLIRQYKVVALVFLALLIVLQILAFFGIQNPFVPFAFLTGGFFSGLCGFIGMKTATAASSRTAQGCSESLNRGLQVAFRSGAVMGLVVVGLGLLDICIWYWALDHLFYTPEHMASGVSFLGMTFVPENCTEVEKLVQITTTMITFGMGASTQALFARVGGGIYTKAADVGADLVGKVEAGIPEDDPRNPATIADNVGDNVGDVAGMGADLYESYCGSILATAALGAAVGAHHISKGSGTFEDAVGLVTAPMIVAGIGTLLSIIGMFMVRCKEGASQKNLLKALLTGTLGSSVLIVLALIGMWLGGLISGGVVLSVISGLVAGVIIGQATEYYTSDEYKPTQGIADQAVMGPATTIIDGLATGMYSAGIPVITIVVGIMCAFGFAGGTHDWSMGVYGIGFAAVGMLATLGITLATDAYGPIADNAGGNAEMSHLAPEVRERTDALDSLGNTTAATGKGFAIGSAALTALALLAAYIEEVKIWIAKLAGDGTFLGMSKLTAGDADIMFFVDKFELHIMNPLLLCGLFVGGMMAFVFCAMTMKAVGRAAGSMVEEVRRQFKEIPGIMEGTGKPDYASCVAISTKGAQKEMLVPSLLAIIVPVVTGLILGVPGVMGLLAGGLTTGFVLATMLNNAGGAWDNAKKYIERGHHGGKGSDAHKAGVVGDTVGDPCKDTSGPSLNILIKLMTMVSVVFTPVIVRFSPTIQEWFGFIDK is encoded by the coding sequence ATGGAAAGTTCAGTCATTCCGGGGATTTGGTGGGTTGCTCCGTTTGCATCGATTCTGGCGTTGGGGTTCGCGATCTATTTTTACAGGAAAATGATGGGTGCGTCCGAAGGAAATGCCACGATGGTGGAAATTGCCGGGCACGTTCGTGAAGGAGCCATGGCTTATCTGATCCGTCAGTACAAAGTGGTGGCTCTGGTTTTTCTCGCCCTGCTGATTGTCCTTCAGATCCTCGCCTTTTTCGGTATTCAAAATCCTTTTGTTCCCTTTGCTTTTCTGACTGGCGGATTCTTTTCCGGCCTGTGCGGTTTTATCGGCATGAAAACCGCAACCGCAGCTTCGTCGCGTACTGCGCAGGGATGCTCCGAAAGCCTGAACCGCGGTCTGCAGGTGGCGTTTCGTTCCGGTGCGGTCATGGGACTGGTTGTGGTTGGCCTTGGGCTGCTCGATATCTGCATCTGGTACTGGGCGCTGGATCATCTTTTCTATACGCCGGAACACATGGCCTCAGGTGTTTCCTTTTTAGGCATGACCTTTGTTCCGGAAAACTGCACTGAAGTTGAAAAGCTGGTGCAGATCACCACCACAATGATCACCTTCGGAATGGGTGCATCAACTCAGGCTCTGTTCGCCCGCGTCGGCGGCGGAATCTACACGAAAGCCGCGGACGTCGGCGCAGACCTTGTTGGAAAAGTCGAAGCGGGTATTCCGGAAGACGACCCGCGCAATCCCGCTACTATCGCCGACAACGTTGGCGACAATGTCGGCGATGTCGCCGGAATGGGGGCCGACCTCTATGAGTCCTACTGCGGCTCCATTCTCGCCACGGCCGCTCTCGGAGCCGCCGTCGGCGCGCACCATATTTCCAAAGGAAGCGGTACGTTTGAGGATGCTGTTGGGCTGGTAACCGCTCCGATGATTGTCGCCGGGATCGGAACTCTTCTGTCAATCATCGGCATGTTTATGGTTCGCTGCAAAGAGGGGGCTTCTCAGAAAAACCTGCTCAAAGCCCTGCTGACCGGAACGCTTGGCAGTTCGGTTCTGATCGTTCTGGCGTTGATCGGCATGTGGCTTGGTGGGCTGATTTCCGGAGGGGTGGTGCTTTCTGTGATTTCCGGTCTCGTTGCCGGGGTGATCATCGGGCAGGCCACCGAATACTATACCTCCGATGAATACAAGCCGACTCAGGGTATCGCCGATCAGGCGGTCATGGGGCCGGCAACCACCATTATCGACGGACTGGCCACCGGTATGTATTCCGCGGGCATTCCGGTCATTACCATTGTCGTTGGCATCATGTGCGCGTTTGGGTTTGCAGGAGGAACGCATGATTGGTCCATGGGTGTGTACGGCATTGGCTTTGCCGCCGTCGGGATGCTTGCCACGCTCGGGATTACGCTGGCCACCGATGCCTACGGACCGATTGCTGACAATGCCGGCGGTAATGCTGAAATGTCGCATCTTGCGCCGGAGGTGCGCGAACGCACGGATGCGCTCGACTCGCTCGGCAACACCACGGCTGCAACCGGAAAAGGATTTGCCATCGGATCCGCCGCCCTGACGGCACTGGCTTTGCTCGCTGCTTACATCGAAGAAGTGAAGATCTGGATCGCCAAGCTGGCTGGAGATGGAACCTTCCTTGGTATGAGTAAGCTGACGGCCGGAGACGCGGATATTATGTTTTTCGTGGATAAATTTGAACTGCATATTATGAATCCTCTGTTGCTTTGCGGGTTGTTTGTCGGAGGAATGATGGCTTTTGTTTTCTGCGCGATGACCATGAAGGCTGTCGGTCGTGCTGCCGGATCCATGGTCGAGGAGGTCCGACGGCAGTTCAAAGAAATTCCCGGAATCATGGAAGGGACCGGCAAGCCGGACTATGCCTCCTGCGTGGCTATTTCCACCAAAGGCGCTCAGAAGGAGATGCTCGTTCCGTCGCTTCTTGCCATCATTGTGCCCGTTGTCACGGGCTTGATTCTCGGTGTTCCGGGCGTGATGGGGCTGCTGGCCGGCGGCCTGACCACCGGCTTCGTGCTGGCCACCATGCTCAACAATGCCGGCGGTGCCTGGGACAACGCCAAGAAGTATATTGAGCGCGGACATCACGGGGGGAAGGGCTCTGATGCTCATAAAGCCGGTGTAGTCGGTGACACCGTTGGTGATCCCTGTAAGGACACCTCCGGCCCGTCGCTGAATATTCTCATCAAGCTGATGACGATGGTCAGCGTGGTGTTTACTCCGGTAATTGTCCGGTTTTCTCCGACGATTCAGGAATGGTTTGGTTTCATCGACAAATAA
- a CDS encoding C10 family peptidase: MEKRQFTSSSMPFYAIELEPEGFVIMNSDDRLAPVLAYSDTGSLNLEDLPQNAFRALLKNSMEYNYRTVMRISSFTVFQDSLQPLKEVENAVMWTELSVASADGEPVVSGMGGVTNGPFLTTTWDQTRHFNKLCPDDPDASYGYDDHVPAGCVAVVGAQIMNYYEWPYRGSGSHSYTDSDGSITGSHSVVFSDPYDWDNMQDYYRYWTTEPEDAVAAVSELIYEVGVAVDMDYESDGSGAYTSDLNAMMPRAFGYDKGTYIYVPEAPEDVADQIRADMLAGRPAIVTIPGHAVVADGHVDDGFSEYFHINYGWGIHTNNSWFLVDNIAGDSATGCISGLYPSLVALNKTEAGQTNYSPDVSLEWAIADVRTADVQSVSVLQHVVQSNTFTDAAEDFSNFPSTSSDSVYDWVIDSAGYSGDCFYKSVSYYFGESYQIAY, translated from the coding sequence ATGGAGAAGCGACAATTCACCTCTTCATCAATGCCGTTTTATGCCATTGAGCTGGAGCCGGAAGGTTTTGTGATTATGAACAGCGATGACCGGCTCGCGCCTGTTCTGGCATACAGCGATACCGGTTCTCTGAACCTGGAAGATCTTCCGCAAAATGCATTTCGGGCTCTGCTGAAAAATTCGATGGAATACAACTACCGCACAGTAATGCGGATTTCATCCTTCACGGTTTTTCAGGATTCTCTTCAGCCACTGAAGGAGGTGGAGAACGCAGTGATGTGGACAGAGCTGTCTGTGGCGTCTGCTGATGGAGAGCCGGTGGTGTCAGGAATGGGGGGTGTGACGAACGGACCGTTTTTGACGACAACATGGGATCAGACCAGGCATTTCAATAAGTTGTGTCCGGATGATCCAGATGCCTCATACGGATATGATGATCACGTTCCGGCGGGGTGTGTGGCGGTTGTCGGTGCGCAGATTATGAATTATTACGAATGGCCGTATCGCGGATCCGGAAGCCACAGCTATACGGACAGCGATGGAAGTATCACCGGCTCTCACAGTGTGGTGTTTTCTGATCCGTACGACTGGGATAACATGCAGGACTACTATCGTTATTGGACTACCGAGCCGGAGGATGCGGTAGCTGCCGTTTCTGAACTGATTTATGAGGTCGGGGTTGCTGTGGATATGGATTATGAAAGTGATGGATCCGGTGCTTACACCAGCGATCTGAACGCGATGATGCCGCGGGCGTTTGGGTATGACAAAGGAACCTATATTTATGTTCCTGAAGCCCCAGAGGATGTGGCAGACCAAATCCGAGCGGATATGCTTGCTGGTCGACCTGCCATTGTGACCATACCTGGTCATGCAGTTGTTGCGGATGGGCATGTGGATGATGGTTTTTCTGAGTATTTTCATATTAACTATGGGTGGGGAATTCATACGAATAATTCCTGGTTTTTGGTGGATAATATTGCCGGGGATTCGGCAACTGGTTGCATCTCCGGGCTTTATCCTTCGCTGGTTGCTCTTAATAAAACAGAAGCTGGCCAGACCAATTATTCGCCGGATGTTTCTTTGGAATGGGCGATTGCCGACGTTAGAACCGCGGACGTACAATCGGTTTCTGTTCTTCAGCATGTTGTGCAAAGCAATACGTTTACCGATGCCGCCGAAGATTTTTCAAATTTTCCAAGCACATCCAGTGATTCAGTATACGATTGGGTCATCGACAGTGCTGGATATTCCGGCGACTGCTTTTATAAGAGCGTTAGTTATTACTTTGGTGAGAGTTATCAGATAGCGTATTAA
- the panB gene encoding 3-methyl-2-oxobutanoate hydroxymethyltransferase, protein MTWTALKIKSLKGKQKITVVTAYDALSGAYADEAEIPLVLVGDSLANTVLGYETTLPVTMDEMIHHTAAVSRGVQNALVVGDMPFMSYQGMIGTAVENAGRFLKEAGADAVKIEGGSIRAELIETLVANGIPVLGHIGLTPQSVKEFGGFKKQGKTDEAARKLMDDAMVLEQAGAFALVLECVPDELAQKISAALKIPTIGIGAGPHCDGQVLVFTDLLGLGRGHVPGFVKKYADLKPQIQQALAAYKADVEGGNFP, encoded by the coding sequence ATGACCTGGACCGCTTTAAAAATCAAATCTCTTAAGGGGAAACAGAAAATCACGGTAGTAACAGCGTATGATGCACTGAGCGGCGCATATGCCGATGAGGCTGAAATCCCGCTGGTGCTGGTGGGTGACTCGCTGGCAAATACAGTACTCGGCTATGAAACAACCCTGCCGGTGACCATGGATGAAATGATTCATCATACGGCGGCCGTATCGCGCGGCGTGCAGAATGCGCTGGTGGTTGGTGATATGCCGTTTATGTCTTATCAGGGCATGATCGGAACCGCGGTCGAAAATGCCGGCCGCTTCCTGAAAGAAGCCGGGGCTGATGCTGTGAAAATTGAAGGCGGGTCTATTCGGGCCGAACTGATCGAAACCCTCGTGGCCAACGGCATCCCGGTGCTGGGACATATTGGGCTGACCCCGCAGAGTGTTAAGGAATTCGGGGGGTTCAAAAAACAGGGGAAAACCGATGAAGCCGCCCGGAAATTAATGGATGATGCGATGGTGCTTGAGCAGGCCGGAGCATTTGCCTTGGTGCTGGAATGTGTTCCGGATGAACTGGCACAGAAGATTTCGGCGGCGTTGAAAATTCCAACCATTGGAATTGGGGCCGGCCCGCATTGTGACGGACAGGTTCTCGTTTTTACGGATTTGCTCGGACTGGGTCGCGGTCATGTTCCCGGTTTTGTAAAAAAGTATGCCGATCTGAAACCACAGATCCAGCAGGCTTTGGCGGCCTATAAGGCGGATGTGGAAGGTGGGAATTTTCCGTAA
- a CDS encoding secondary thiamine-phosphate synthase enzyme YjbQ, which yields MKSYRKELWFKAPRRRQIIHITPEIEECLRESGIQDGLCLVNAMHITASVFINDNESGLHSDYERWLEKLAPEKPYDQYAHNGFEDNADAHLKRTIMGREVVVAITDGKLDFGPWEAIFYYELDGKREKRVLVKIIGE from the coding sequence GTGAAGTCGTATCGAAAAGAACTCTGGTTTAAGGCCCCGCGCCGCAGGCAGATTATTCACATCACACCAGAAATTGAAGAGTGCCTGCGCGAGTCCGGAATTCAGGACGGATTGTGTCTGGTAAATGCCATGCATATTACGGCATCGGTTTTCATCAACGATAACGAAAGCGGGCTGCACAGCGACTACGAACGCTGGCTCGAAAAGCTGGCTCCGGAAAAACCGTACGACCAGTACGCCCATAATGGGTTCGAGGATAATGCGGATGCCCACCTGAAGCGTACCATCATGGGGCGCGAAGTGGTTGTTGCAATCACCGATGGCAAGCTCGATTTCGGCCCGTGGGAAGCCATTTTCTATTATGAACTCGATGGAAAACGCGAGAAGCGCGTTCTCGTAAAAATTATCGGCGAGTAA